A region of the Prochlorococcus marinus XMU1402 genome:
AACGGACAAATAGCGGACAAAAACCCTTTAAAGCGCATAAAAGATTAGATATTAATATCTTTTTTATTAGAAATGAGTTTACTTTTTGAGTTATTTTTAAAACCTTTATTAGGTTTTTAATCAATAAAAGTATGATTATTTCTATCATTAAAAGAATCATTATCATTAACTTCTTTCTGAAAATCATCTGAATCAGCTAAATCAAATATCTGTTCTTCAATTTCACCGGATTCAGATTTCAAGGACATTTGCTCTTCTACCTCTTGAGCAATTTCTCTAAGAGACTCCTCGTTAATATAATTAGCTCTATCTTCCGCAGCATCTACAGCATTTTGATAAGCGTCTTCATCAGAAATATCAAAATAATTATTTTCTTTATCGTCTACTTCATCAATAGGAGAAAAAGGATTTTCATAATATTTCTTACTTAAATCATATTTGTTGTTTTCATCTTCAAATTCGATTTGTTGTATATCTAATTCATTCTTAGACGCTTGATCAAATTCAGGTATTTCAAGACTTCCCTCAGAAATATTCTCAGATTCTTCCAACCATTTTTTATGTTTAATGAGACTTTTATAATCTTCAAAAGATTCATCAGATTCAATTGTCAAAGCTTTATTCATAGATTTAACAATTACTTTCAAGCAACATTTAATATCCAAGTCTTTCCAAAAAGATTTTGCATCTTTGTATTCATAAGTTTTTGATCCTGAAGTCCCAAAAATCTCATTAAGATTGCTAAAAGATGATTCATATTCTTCAAATGCTTTCTGATATTCTTCTTTATTTATTGAATCACTTAAATAGTTTCTTAATAGTAATTCGCTTTCAATTTTTCTATAAAAATCTAAGATATGATTTAAGTGAGGTTTTTTATTATCAAAATTAAGAAGAGGATCAACTTCAAAGCTGATTTTCTTTAATACATATTGTGTCGCTGGAGAATTATCAGATTCATAAGAAAAATTTCTCAAGAAATTAGAAAAAGCAATTTCAGATTTCAATTTCATAACTGATCAACAATCTTTATTTACTATTAAAAAGATAAAAAAATCTTAATTTATCCTACCTCAATAAAAAAATTTGTTTTTAATTACGGACAAATTGCGGACAAATATATCAAACTTTATCTGGAGAAACAACGCAACATCACGCAAGAAATAAGTTATAGCTTAAAAACCTAGTGATGCTAATGGGGTGTGCGGTGCTTTGGGAGCACTAGGTCGCAGGTTCGAATCCTGTCGCCCCGATTGACTTCTCACGATTCTTAAATAGTCCTTGGGCGATCCCTGGGCGATCATTTGCTATACCTTGCATAGCTTTGCATACTGCAACGCCCGCTAAAACAACTAAATAAGCAATATTAAACAGACCATTGCTCCAATACTAAAAATTAAGATCTACCCTTGCGAGTTAATAGTCTTTCAAAATAATCATTTTTTCATTTTAAATAGGTTTTTATTTATTAAATTTAAAACCCGAACCACAAGAACTTTTTGTCGCGCCTTTTGGAGTACTAATCAAGAATCCTCCTCCGGATAAATCCTGATAATGATCAAGTGATAGTTCATCTAGTAAACTTTTTTGAGATTCTGGAGCGTAGACAGTTAAGCCATCAGTTCTTGCAATCGGAATTCCTGATTTTTCCCAGATATTAACTCTCAGAAACATCCATCCA
Encoded here:
- a CDS encoding AIR synthase yields the protein MSSLTITKAASNELLRQSIYRGTPGEIFLYLQPDILDDGWMFLRVNIWEKSGIPIARTDGLTVYAPESQKSLLDELSLDHYQDLSGGGFLISTPKGATKSSCGSGFKFNK